GGCtacgcggcggcggcggcggcgggcgcgggccACTACCGGGACTGTCCGCCGCTGGGCGCCGGCTTCGACGGCTACAGCCTGCCGACGCCGGACCCGTCGCCGCTGGACGCGGCGGAGGGCGAGGCGCCGTTCCTGGCGgcggggctgcaggaggagtgCGCGCTGGCGCCCTACGGCTACGCGCCGCACCCGGCGGGCGAGttcccggcggcggcggcggcggcggcgggcgagggccCGGCGGGCGCGGCGCTGCGCCGGCACCTGCCGCCCGGCGAGGCGCTGGGGCCGGGCggctcgctgcaggggctgctgggctgcccgGCGCCGCTGCACGCCTACTACGGGCAGGCGTGCcagccgccgggcccggggcgcggcccgctgccgccgccgctgccgccgggggCGGTGGGGCAGCCGTCGCCGCCGCCCGAGGCGGCGCCGTGCCGGGAGCAGCTGGAGCACTTGCCGCCGGAGGAGCTGCTGGGCGAGGTGGACCGCACCGAGTTCGAGCAGTACCTGCGCTTCGCCTGCAAGCCCGAGCTGGGGCTGCCCTTCGCGGGCCACGACGCCGCCGGGCTGCCGGCGCCCGAGGGCGCGGGGCCCCTCTCCTCGGCCGTGTCGGACGCCAGCAGCGCCGTCTACTACTGCGGCTACCCCGACGTGTGAGGCACTcgcccggcggcgcggcgcggcgcggcacgCCGCGGACTGGCAGGGaggcgcccggccccgctcctatttatgtaatttatttgAATCTTATCGGGAGACTTTTGCAACCCCCCCTCTGGGCAGAAGTACGCTACTGTCGTGCAGATTAAAAGCATGGTTCAAACTGTTTTTCCATGGGTGTGCCAGCATGTTTACACCTTTTTTACGTCCATGCCTACAATTATCGTTATTCTTGCAACATCAGCACCGTTTCTTGTTTGCCCAGAACAATTTTTCTTAGCTGGTTTGAACTGTACtttatttatcctttttttgtacttcaggaaaataaatttatgtacagctgtttctgtgattctttttgGCCTCATAGCCCTTTAGGGAGACTAATCTAAAGTCAGTCATGCCCTAAGGTGGAGTAATGCGAATGCAGATACTGTGTGACACTTTCTTTCACCATGACAGTGGCTCTAAAACAGTCTCCAGGACCAAAGATGTTCGTTCCCAGGTGTGGCTGTATTCCTTTTACATAGCTGAATGGCTAGACCTGGGCTGCTGTCTGTCTCATGGAACACGTGACTGTACttcactccttttttttgtagggttttttttttcctggtttttaagTGCTAGCTGGAATTTGCAATTGTCATTAATGCATTGGGAAAAACCTCCACCCTGAAACTATAGTCTCTATAACTAAAGAAGCTAGGTAAGTTTGAGATGCTAATTTTAAAGTGTGCCTGGAAGCCCATTGGATTTGGATACTTGTAGACATGAAGGTGGTTTTGCTTTACATAGTGATTTCTGTTTGAACCAAACAATTCACAAATAGCATTGGTACTGTATTTACAAATTCTTTGACTTTGTCGCCTGCCTTCAGGTAGCTTCAGGCCATTTTGTGTCATGGGGTTCAGGCTTATTTcagtaaggagaaaaaacaaattagccCAAATGCTCATCTCGGTCGCTCTCAACCAACTGCTGGTATCAACTAGCCATTAAAACAGGAGGTGTTCAGCATGTTCAGCTGTACTGCTCTGTGACGGTTCTGCCAGTGCAAGAGTACAACTACATCTCATTCTCATCATAGCACTGTCAGGTAAGCATAAAGCTAACAACTAAATGGGAAGTCTGAGATTAGGTGCAGGCATCGCTACCTGTACCACATTCAATGTCATCTAAGTATAATACTCAGGCATTTGGGCTATTTACCAGAGGTGGGCACTAATTTAGGAACAGGAACGTAATTTGACTTCTGCATTGGTTCAAGCataagacaaatatttttcaaaaaaccCTATGTAGGGATAGTCTAATTCGTCATATATTCACAGGCCACACTGAGCACTTTCTCAGTTATGTGTAGTGTGGTTAACAGTTTCCCCTTGTGTGCTCTGGGTACCAAGCTGGTTTGTACGGCTGCCTGGCTCCATGTTGGGTGGTTGGAGCTTGC
This sequence is a window from Pelecanus crispus isolate bPelCri1 chromosome 2, bPelCri1.pri, whole genome shotgun sequence. Protein-coding genes within it:
- the LOC142592955 gene encoding transcription factor SOX-17-like encodes the protein MSSPDAGYASSDDQAQGRCALPAMMPAVGACPWAEALSPLGEAKAKGEAAAASSGAAGGRSKSEARIRRPMNAFMVWAKDERKRLAQQNPDLHNAELSKMLGKSWKALSLAEKRPFVEEAERLRVQHMQDHPNYKYRPRRRKQVKRLKRVESGFLQHGLGEAAAGPGLGSEAGGGGRMCVEGLGLPYGEQGYAAAAAAGAGHYRDCPPLGAGFDGYSLPTPDPSPLDAAEGEAPFLAAGLQEECALAPYGYAPHPAGEFPAAAAAAAGEGPAGAALRRHLPPGEALGPGGSLQGLLGCPAPLHAYYGQACQPPGPGRGPLPPPLPPGAVGQPSPPPEAAPCREQLEHLPPEELLGEVDRTEFEQYLRFACKPELGLPFAGHDAAGLPAPEGAGPLSSAVSDASSAVYYCGYPDV